The uncultured Roseibium sp. DNA segment GGGCATATCGATGAACTGCGCACGGTACGTTCCATAAAACCCCTGCCTGAACTTTGCCACGATATGAATCATCGGGTTGTAGAACAACCACTCCCGATAGGGCTCGGGCACACGATCAGGCAAAAGAAACACCCCGGACAGCAGATAAAGCGGCCGGTTGACGATGTTGAAAATCTGCTGGTAGGTCGGGCTCATATGGAATGCCACGATGTTCACCATGCCCACTCCCATGCCGAGCATGAGGGCTAGGACGGTCGCCTCGAGGATGGGATACATGTCGAGCCGGGGCAGGGGCTCGATGACGAAACCGATACCAGTAAAAATGATCATGCAAACCAGAAACTGGGTCAGGATCTGCAGGATCGCCCTTGCATAGACGGTGTCATAGGGGTTGACCACCGGATAATTGAGCAGGTTTTTATTGGACTTTACCGCAGTCGCGACTTGGTCCGCCATGGATCTGTAGATCCAGAAGGCCATATAGCCGGAAGCGAAGTACAGAGGGAAGTTGGTCCCGAGAGCCGGCGTTTTGGCAACGGCCGAAAAGATGATGGACAGCAGCACCACAAATGCGAGCGGATCGATAATGGCCCAGGCATAACCGCCGAACTTCGTTCCATACCGCGTGCACATTTCGCGGATGACCAGAGCGGCCACCACGGTCAGGTGCTGTCTCAGTACGGATGGCATCGTCAAACCTCTGACGCCTAAAGACGGCATGCTTTTCTGCCTGAATCTGTCGAAACGCCGGATGACAAAGTTTGTATAAGTATGATACCTAGCCGGTTCATCTTCCACCTTCGCAAGTGGTGCCGTATCAAACCTTGACGACTAGGAACTCCTACCCGCATTCCATGCGGTGGTCAACTCGTCACCAAGTCGCCCCCGGCGTTCTCCGGTGGGCGAAAAGGCTACAGCCGCGGTCAAAATGCTGAGCGTCAGATATCTCAAGAATGCCTATGACCATGCCCTTGGGCGGCCAAAGACAGCCTTTCCGACGCGCTATCACTATCTGGAAGTCGTCCGCGAGGACCTCGCTGAAAGATCGATCGAGCTGCGGGAAGCCGGTCAGCATTGCCTTCTTCTGACCGATCTGAACAGCGGGAAGCGGCTCCTGGTGATCGTGCGTTACGCGACAGAGAAGGATATCCGCCTGATCGCCCGGATGCGGCAGCAGCCCGATACCCGGATAGCCTATCTTCTGGACGACGACATCTGGGCGATGCTTGAAGACGAGGACCAGCGCCAGGACTACAAGGCCCGTCTGAACCGGTTTCTGAGCCAGCAGTTCGATGCCATCCATCCCCATATCGACGTTTTCCTGGCCCCGAGCCGAAAAATCCTGGACCGTTGCCCCGAATTCCCGGGCCTGTATATTCAGCCCGCGCACATGGACCCGTCGACGGACGCCGGACATTTTTCCGACAGTGGCAGGATCCGGATGGCGTTTCTGAGTTCCAGTACTCATTACAACGACTTCCAGATCATTGCACCGGGCGTTCGCGCGGCGCTCGATAAAGAACCCCGGCTTCATCTCACAACGCTGATGGGAAAGCGCGGCGAGGATCTGATCGCATCCGGCCCCCAGGTCACCCATCTCGGCGACAAGTTCTTCGACGATTTTCAAGTTTGGCTGAGGAAGCAACGGTTTCATATCGCCCTAGCGCCTTATGTACCGAACCCGGTCAATGACGCCCGCTCCAACCTCAAGCTCCATCAACATGCCTTCGTTGGGGCAGCCGGCGTTTATTCACCCACCTCAGTATTCAAGGAATACGCCCATAATGGCACCGACAGCTTGATGGTGGAACACACGTCAGATAAATGGGAAGAAGCGATCATCAGGCTTGCCGGCGATCCGTCGACAGCTGCGAGAATCGCCCTCGGAGGCATTGAAAACAGCATCAGGATCGGTGACAGACGGAAGCAGGCAAACCTTCTGGCGGACTGCCTGGCAGGTGCGCAACAGTAAGAACACTTCCACGGCCAAACGGAGTTTTCTTTAGCTGCGGCCTATTCCTCTAACCTGCCGGATGACCCGTTAGCCGGCGTGCTTCCACCAGGATTCCTTCCGTTTCACCTTCAGATCCCGTGCCTGGCTCTGGCCGATCGACTTTCTGGGACCCTTCAGGTGATCCAGATAAGCGCCAAGTTCACTGTTGATGAAAACATGGCCGACCGTCGTACTGTCGCCGATATGATTGAAAGTCGCCAGTCCTTCCCGTTCCATATCCTGGACGATTTTCCAGAAAATATAGCTGTCGTGGTTTTCCTGAATTTCGAGAAACTCGCCGGACAGATAGATCTCATCGAAACGGCGAGCGAACTCGTCGATAAATTCATGTTTCAGATTGTAGCCAACCCAACCGCATTCCGGATAATTCTTCCGGTTGAGATACGTCGCCAGCTGGGTCTCCCTAGGGGCAAGTTCGTCCAGGAAGCTGCTTGGTACCGGGCTATGGGTAATCGTGTCCGCATCCAGCCAGATCAATTGATCGGCGACGCCTTTGGTGCGGCGAATGGCGTCGGTCACGGCGAAAACCTTGTTGGTGAAACGAATCGCATCCCAGAGAAAGTCGAATTTTCCATCGCCCAGCGGACTGAACCCATTTGCGAAAGGGTGACTGCCGAAACGATTGCGGAACTCGATCAGCTTGGGCAACACAGCCGTATGATCCAGCACCGTCAAGTTGGGCGCCGTTTCCGCTACGTCGACATCTTCGGCATAGACAATAAGCTCAACGTCCTCGGGCCACTTCTCCAAAAAGGTATTCAGGCATTTCTTGCCGTATTCCCGGTACCCCCCCTCATGGAAAGTTGTTACCACAACGTGCTTCAAAGGCTGTCGAAACAATTTCTGAATGGCCATAGGTGTCTAGCGGTGCTCAAAGGTGCGGATGGGTGAAGGCAAGGGCTGAGGTAGGATGATCTACTTCACCATTTTCTAACTGACCGGCTCTGATTTGAAAAGTATTCCCGCTCCGGTTTTTCGCGACGCATAAACGGCGACGACAGCATTTTCCGGATACGAAAGGCTCTCGGGAACTTCCCAGCAGCTAAATCGATTGACGTGGGTCAAAAGGCTTGCCTCACCCGCACGACACCAAGGTATCCTGCGGCCGGACTGCTGAAGACTCAAAGCTATCCGGCCCGGCGCATCGCCCCCGGGAGAACAGAAGAAAAAATTTGCCGTATCGATGGCTTTATTGCTAGCCATAATCCAACACAATACTCTACCCTAAAGAACACGAAAGAATTAACATGCGCCTCCCGATCAAACCTTCGATTTTCAAAGAAAACCCATACAAGGAAGAATGGTTTGACCAAGACTTCCTTTATTCCCCCGATGGAAACAAGAACTACCCAAATCACCATTGCAAAATAACATTTGATACTTCTTTTCCATTCATTAAAAACTTTAGAGTTGCATTAGATATTGGCTGCAGAGACGGCGAGTATTCTCGTTATCTTCAGAAACATTTTGAACACACTTATGGATTTGATGTCCGGAAGAAAGAGAATTTTGCCTATAACGTAGACCTTAAGAAGGTGACACATTTCTGCTGCGCGCTCGGAGACACCGAAGGGACGGTGCAAATGAGCGGCGGCACGCACAATTTTGTCGAAGGAAAAATGAAGAAATATCCGGTCTTCAAACTGGATTCCTTTGGCTTCGAGAATGTCGATTACATCAAGATCGACGTGGAAGGTTTCGAACGCAAGGTGCTCATGGGCGGCGAACAGACCGTCCGGAAGAACCTTCCTCTGATCATCATTGAACAGAATGACGTTTGCCTTCCGGACGAGGAACCCTATGCCGCCAAGAAGTGGTTGGAAGACCTTGGCTACAAACATGTAGCCACTTGCCCGCGCGGCTGGGATTGCATCATGCAGCCGCCGAAGAAAATTAAAGAGCCGGAAAGCGGCATGCTCCGCAACATAGTGACCTCAATCCTGTCTCGCTGACAGGGACCGGCATGACCGCGCCCGGGCAAAGTGCAATTACCTGGCGAATTTCGCGCGTTGCGGCTGTAGCTGCAACACGCGTTTCCGCGTCAGACATGTGACACCCATGTATTCTGAAAACGCGCTTCGATAAAACAGGAGGGACTGCAGACTTCGGAGGAACCGCAGTTCAGAGCTGCAGATTGCCGTTTTCAATTTTTTTGGCCCAAAAAGCATGGTGGTCTTCCCGGGTTGTTCGTGCAAAGAAGGTCCCTGACAAACTCGAAACAAATGACCGATCCGATGCGCTCCCACATCAGGCAGTTGGCAATGAATTTTGACGTTTCGCGAGAGTTTAAATGAAAAAACCATCCATGACCCAAAAAGCTCTCCGTGGCGCCATCGAGCAAATCTTGAGCCTTGTTGGATTTTCCAACAGGTTGCAGCGAGAATATAAAATCGCAAGCACCAGCGATCTATTCGATAAATACTGGTACCTGGAAAAAAATCCAGACGTCCGCCGCAGTAAAATGGATCCGCTTATCCATTATCTGAAGTATGGCCATCTCGAAGGGC contains these protein-coding regions:
- a CDS encoding ABC transporter permease, which translates into the protein MPSVLRQHLTVVAALVIREMCTRYGTKFGGYAWAIIDPLAFVVLLSIIFSAVAKTPALGTNFPLYFASGYMAFWIYRSMADQVATAVKSNKNLLNYPVVNPYDTVYARAILQILTQFLVCMIIFTGIGFVIEPLPRLDMYPILEATVLALMLGMGVGMVNIVAFHMSPTYQQIFNIVNRPLYLLSGVFLLPDRVPEPYREWLFYNPMIHIVAKFRQGFYGTYRAQFIDMPYVITCACTIFLAGFLAMKIFDSAIREQQ
- a CDS encoding FkbM family methyltransferase yields the protein MRLPIKPSIFKENPYKEEWFDQDFLYSPDGNKNYPNHHCKITFDTSFPFIKNFRVALDIGCRDGEYSRYLQKHFEHTYGFDVRKKENFAYNVDLKKVTHFCCALGDTEGTVQMSGGTHNFVEGKMKKYPVFKLDSFGFENVDYIKIDVEGFERKVLMGGEQTVRKNLPLIIIEQNDVCLPDEEPYAAKKWLEDLGYKHVATCPRGWDCIMQPPKKIKEPESGMLRNIVTSILSR